GGTCCTGCCCGGTAAAGACGAAGTCGATCACCTCGGCAAGGGGCGACAGGCCGGCCTCCAGCGCGGCGCCCTCGTCCATCAGTAAGACGGCGGCGCCGCCGTCCGTGAGAAACGACGAGTTGGCGGCGGTCAGGGTGCCGTAGCGGCGGTCGAAAGCCGGCTTGAGCCGGCCGGCCTGCTCGAGGCTGGTATCTGGGCGAATGCCGTTGTCTGCCGTAATGGCTTCAAACGTCGGTGGAATGGATACCGGGACGATTTCGCGGGGCAAGTGGCCGTCCGCATGCGCCTGCGCGGCCAGGTGATGGGAACGGACGGCGAAGGCATCCTGCGCCTCGCGGGTGATTCCAAAGCGTGCGGCCATGATGTCGCAGTCCTCCCCCATCACCCGTCCGGTGCTGAACTCCGCCACTTCCGGTCGCTCCGGGAAAAAATCCGCCGGCCGGAGGGAGGCGGCGAAGCGGAGGACACCCCCCAGCCCCCTCAGCTTCTGTGCATGAAACAGCTTGGCCCGCATCGCCTTCCGAAACTGGATGGGCGCGTCGGAGACCAGGTCGACCCCGCCGGCGATGACCGCGTTCGACCGCCCGGCGGCAATCTCGAGGCACCCGTCCGCGATGGCCCGGTTCGCCGAGATGCAGGCCTGAGACACCGAGTGGCAGGGCGCGGAGGCCGGGATGCCGGCCGTGATGGCGGCTTCCCGGGCTACGTTCGGCGTTTTTATGTTGGCGATGACCGCCCCCAGAATGACCTGATCGACACGCTCCGGCGGAAGGCCCGTCCGGTCCAGCACTCCTTTAATCGCAAACTGGCCGAGGCGATAGGACATCAGGTCCATGTACCCCGTGCCGGCCCGGAGGAACGGGGTACGGCAGCCGTCGACGAGGACGACGTTGCGGGTGGTGGGCGGACGCGGCGCCATCAGTCTTCGTACGACTCATCCACGCCGTTCGCCACCAGAGCGCTCTTGGGTTTTTTGGGGCCGTGGGGGTCCATGCCCATCGCTTCCTTCACCCGCTTCTTGATCTCCTCCTGCATGGCGGTGGATTCCCGGAGCCAGTTTTTCGTCGCCTCGCGGCCCTGGCCGATTTTCTGGTCCCCATAGGCATACCAGGCCCCACTTTTCTGGATGATTTCGTAGGTGACGGCCAGGTCGGTGAGTTCGCCGGAAGAAGAAATTCCCTCGCCGTAGATGATGTCGAACTCGGCCTCCCGGAATGGCGGGGCGACCTTGTTCTTGACCACCTTGACGCGGGTCCGGTTGCCAACCACCTCCGTGCCTTCCTTGATCGCGCCGATGCGGCGAATGTCCAGACGGACGGAGGCGTAAAACTTTAGCGCACGTCCGCCGGTCGTCGTCTCCGGGCTGCCGAACATCACCCCGATCTTCTCACGGATCTGGTTGATGAAGATAAGCACCGTGTTCGTCCGGTTCAGGGTGCCCGTGAGCTTACGCATGGCCTGGCTCATGAGGCGGGCCTGGAGGCCCATGCTGCTGTCGCCCATGTCCCCTTCCAACTCGGCCTGCGGGACGAGCGCGGCGACGGAGTCGATCACGACCACATCCAGCGCGCCGCTGCGCACGAGCATGTCGCAGATGTTGAGGGCCTGCTCGCCGGCATCCGGCTGGGAAACCAGCAGGTTGTCTACATCCACGCCCAATTTCTTCGCATATGTCGCGTCGAAGGCGTGTTCGGCGTCGATAAACGCGCATGCGCCGCCGGCCTTCTGAGCCTCGGCAATGATGTGCGTCGCTAGTGTCGTCTTACCGGACGACTCCGGGCCAAAAATCTCGATGATGCGCCCCCGGGGCACGCCCCAGACGCCGAGCGCGGCGTCCAGCGCCAGCGAACCGGTGGATATCGTCTCCATGATCGCGATAGGCGCATCACCCAGGCGCATGATCGCCCCCTTGCCAAACTGTTTCTCGATCTGCTTGACCGCCAGGTCCAGCGCTTTCTGCTTCGGAGTTTCGGATGCTGCCATGGGTAGGGTTTATTTGGGGTGAAACGGCGTGATTAGCATGTCGGCAGTCAGTTTACGAAGCCCGAGTGACAACCGTGTGTCATAGCCTATCTCCCCTGGTTTTTGCGTTTTTTCCGCATTGTTGCCAGCGGTAGATGCCATACTAACATATCTCACACATATTCGCAAGCCGGCGTCGTTATTTAACGAACGCGGACTGTGGACGGTGCGCGCCGCTATATTATGATAGACGTATTCGGGCGCCTGGACGTACCCTCAGACGAGCAACTTTTTCCGTAGCAGGTCCAGCACGGCCATGCTAGCGTACTGTTTGTTGGGCAGCCGCTCCCGCCGCGTCTCGATCAGTTGGGCCTCGGCGCCCGAGGCATCCGCATACCCGATCCAGACGGTGCCGACGGGCTTTTCCGGGGTACCGCCTCCGGGGCCCATGATGCCGGTGGACGAGAGACCGATGTCGGCGTCCAGCAGCCGGCGGACCCCCAGCGCCATCTGTATCGCCACCTGTTCACTCACGGCGCCTTCGTGACGCAGGACCTCCTCAGACACCCCCAGCACCGTGCTTTTTACGCTGTTACAATAGGCGATCACGCCCCCCTTGAAGTACTCCGAAGCCCCGCTGATATTGGTGATGCGGTCCCCGATGAGCCCTCCGGTGCAGCTCTCGGCAGTGGCCACAGTCAGCCCCCGCGCCATCAATAATTTCCCGACCGCCTGCTCAAGCACGTCTTGATCGATGCCGACAACAAACGCGCCCAGCCGCTCCTGTACCCGGGCGGCGAAGCTTTCTACCTGACGATTGGCAGCCTCCGGCGTCTTGGCAAACGAGGAGATGCGGAGGCGCACGCTCCCCATGTCGGGCAGATACGCGAGGCGTTGTCCGGGATCGAGGGTTGCGACAATATCGCGGATCTGCTCTTGGAGGTGTGATTCGCCGATGCCCAGCGTATGGATGGTGAGGTGTTTGATCGTCCGCAGGCTGTCCGAAGTCGCCAGCCGGGGCATCAGATGGTCCGCCACGATGCGTTTCATTTCGCGCGGCACCCCCGGGACGACGAGCAGGGCACTCTTACGTCCTCGATGCTCACCGGCGAACCACAACCCGGGCGCCGTGCCTACGGGATTATGCAGCACTTCGCAACCCAGCGGCGCCATGGCCTGGCTCCGGTTACTTTCGGGCATCGTCCGCTTGAACCGTTCAAATAGGTGGGCGACGTGGTCGAGTACGTCCTGGTGGAACACCAGCGGGACCCCGAGAAAGCCGGCGACCGCTTCGCGCGTCACATCGTCGTGGGTAGGCCCGAGGCCTCCCGTCACCACCACGAGATCCGCCACCGCCCACGAACGCGCGATTGCGGCCTCGATCACCGGCTGATCGTCCGATATCGTCAACGCCTCCGTCACGTCCACCCCCGCCAGCGTCAATTGCTCTCCCAGCCAGGCCACGTTCGTATTTATTACCTGCCCGATGAGCAGCTCGTCTCCTACGGTGATGATGTGCGCGGTCATAGGCGTTGACGCGTTGAACGTTTTCTCGTTGAACGTTACCGAGGGATTTGCTCCCGCGCCACGACGGCCTCGCTCCAGGCCTTTGGGTCCTTCCGCCAGGAATCCAGGGCTTCTCTCGCGTTTTCGGGGATGCGGCCCTCGGCGGCGGCCACATCCATCAGGGCGGCGAACGTCGTCAGGGTATACGCCGGAACGCCGGCCTCCTTAAACAAGTGGTGTGCCTCGGGAAATCCGTAGGAGAAGATCCCCAGAACAGCCTCCACGACCGCGCCGGCTTGCTGGAGCACACGAACGACCGCCATCGAAGAGCCGCCCGTGGAGATCAAGTCTTCGATGACCACGACGCGTCGACCGGGTTCGAGTTGGCCCTCGATCTGATGCAGTCGGCCATGTTCTTTTGGTTTAGAGCGTACATAAACCATCGGCAGGTCCAACACCTCGGCGAGCCATGCCGCATGCGGGATGCCAGCCGTCGCGGTGCCGGCAATCACGTCCGGGCTAAGCTCGTACTGATCGATCAGCTCGCCAAACCCCCTCGTGATCTGGCGGCGGATGTCCGGATGGGCCATGGTGAGGCGATTGTCGCAGTAGATAGGCGACTTCAGGCCCGAGGCCCACGTAAAGGGGGCCTCCGGGGACAGGGCTACGGCGCCGATGGACAGCAGCGCGCCGGCGATGCGGCGCTCGCGCGGATTAAAATCTGGGGGGGGATGGGTAGTCACGACGTACCCTCTTCTCGCTTAAGCACGTATAACACGCCCGTCCAGACTGTAAAGCCGACCACAAAAAGCAGGCAGATAAAGGGAATGACGCTGCCCAGCAGCCAGTTGGCGTATGCCCCAACCGCGCCGGCCATCTTCGTCATCGTCATCAGCAACAGCGTGGCGATCAAGAAGGTGAGTTGGACGGTCGTCTTCGCCTTCGCCAGCGGCAGGGTTTTCAGGCTGCGGCCGCGGGATTCGTTCCAGGCCCGGAGCAGCGTTACCGCGAGGTCCCGAACGGCGATCAGTGCCACGGCCCACCAGGGCACTACATGGGGGATGAGCAGCGCCAACGCGGTGAACGTTCCGAGCAC
This genomic stretch from Rhodothermales bacterium harbors:
- a CDS encoding thiolase family protein, yielding MAPRPPTTRNVVLVDGCRTPFLRAGTGYMDLMSYRLGQFAIKGVLDRTGLPPERVDQVILGAVIANIKTPNVAREAAITAGIPASAPCHSVSQACISANRAIADGCLEIAAGRSNAVIAGGVDLVSDAPIQFRKAMRAKLFHAQKLRGLGGVLRFAASLRPADFFPERPEVAEFSTGRVMGEDCDIMAARFGITREAQDAFAVRSHHLAAQAHADGHLPREIVPVSIPPTFEAITADNGIRPDTSLEQAGRLKPAFDRRYGTLTAANSSFLTDGGAAVLLMDEGAALEAGLSPLAEVIDFVFTGQD
- the recA gene encoding recombinase RecA, yielding MAASETPKQKALDLAVKQIEKQFGKGAIMRLGDAPIAIMETISTGSLALDAALGVWGVPRGRIIEIFGPESSGKTTLATHIIAEAQKAGGACAFIDAEHAFDATYAKKLGVDVDNLLVSQPDAGEQALNICDMLVRSGALDVVVIDSVAALVPQAELEGDMGDSSMGLQARLMSQAMRKLTGTLNRTNTVLIFINQIREKIGVMFGSPETTTGGRALKFYASVRLDIRRIGAIKEGTEVVGNRTRVKVVKNKVAPPFREAEFDIIYGEGISSSGELTDLAVTYEIIQKSGAWYAYGDQKIGQGREATKNWLRESTAMQEEIKKRVKEAMGMDPHGPKKPKSALVANGVDESYED
- a CDS encoding competence/damage-inducible protein A, whose translation is MTAHIITVGDELLIGQVINTNVAWLGEQLTLAGVDVTEALTISDDQPVIEAAIARSWAVADLVVVTGGLGPTHDDVTREAVAGFLGVPLVFHQDVLDHVAHLFERFKRTMPESNRSQAMAPLGCEVLHNPVGTAPGLWFAGEHRGRKSALLVVPGVPREMKRIVADHLMPRLATSDSLRTIKHLTIHTLGIGESHLQEQIRDIVATLDPGQRLAYLPDMGSVRLRISSFAKTPEAANRQVESFAARVQERLGAFVVGIDQDVLEQAVGKLLMARGLTVATAESCTGGLIGDRITNISGASEYFKGGVIAYCNSVKSTVLGVSEEVLRHEGAVSEQVAIQMALGVRRLLDADIGLSSTGIMGPGGGTPEKPVGTVWIGYADASGAEAQLIETRRERLPNKQYASMAVLDLLRKKLLV
- the pyrE gene encoding orotate phosphoribosyltransferase, encoding MTTHPPPDFNPRERRIAGALLSIGAVALSPEAPFTWASGLKSPIYCDNRLTMAHPDIRRQITRGFGELIDQYELSPDVIAGTATAGIPHAAWLAEVLDLPMVYVRSKPKEHGRLHQIEGQLEPGRRVVVIEDLISTGGSSMAVVRVLQQAGAVVEAVLGIFSYGFPEAHHLFKEAGVPAYTLTTFAALMDVAAAEGRIPENAREALDSWRKDPKAWSEAVVAREQIPR
- the pgsA gene encoding CDP-diacylglycerol--glycerol-3-phosphate 3-phosphatidyltransferase, with amino-acid sequence MKNVPNAITIARIVLTPVVLFLLFSESFAGRLGAFVVFVIAAISDYYDGKLARSYAVPSRLGQFLDPFADKILVLGTFTALALLIPHVVPWWAVALIAVRDLAVTLLRAWNESRGRSLKTLPLAKAKTTVQLTFLIATLLLMTMTKMAGAVGAYANWLLGSVIPFICLLFVVGFTVWTGVLYVLKREEGTS